CCGACCGCACCGAGGACAGCGGGCGGTCCGAGAGGACGGCGAGCCCGGCCGTGCCCCGGCCGCGCCCCTCGCAGTCGATCGCTGCGGTCCGCCCGCCGCCGTCACGCCAGGTGTAGGGCCGGAAGGACAACCGCCAGCTCTCACCGAGGGCCTCGCGCACCGACTCCGCATGCGTGGCGCAGGCCTCCTGGAGGAGCACGACGTCGGCCCCGGCGTCGACGAGCCGCTCCACCGCGCGCCGCTTCTCCGAGCCACTGCCGGTGCCCGCGCAACCCCACTGCCGCACGCCGCACATGTTCCAGGTCGCCACCGTCAGAGTGCGGCCGGCGGCCGGCGACCGCGTCCCGTCCGTGGCGGTGCGCACCAGCACCGCCGCGAGGACCGCCGTCACGGCGAGTACCGCGACCAGGGCGATCAGTGCGCCGCGGCGGCGAACGCCGGGCGGGAGCGAGGGGGCCGTGAGAGGCATCCCGACATCATGTCCGATCAGGTGATTCGGAGCCAATCCGACGATCTGTCCCCGAAACTGGAGTGCCGTACATGTCCAAAGCATCCTCGAGCGGGCGGAAGCTGTTCAACGGGATCGAGGCGTCGGGGACGTTTCCGGTCGAGTACCGGTTCTCCCACGCCAAGAGCGGCAACCGCCACCTCGTCGTGGTGTTCGCCAACTTCTCGGCGCCCGAGGACTACGGCTGGTCCAACGGCGTCTTCGACAACGTGCGCGCCAACATCCTGTGGATCCGTGACCGCTTCGACGGGATGAACGCCTACTACCTGTGCCGGAACATGGACTTCGGCCTGGCGGAATCGGTGCAGACCCTCATCTCCAACGTGATGCGGTCGCTCGGGCTCACCCCGGACCAGGTCACCCTGTGGGGCGGCTCCAAGGGCGGCAGCGCCGCGCTGTACTTCGGACTGCGCCACGGCTACCGGAACATCGTGGCCATCGTCCCGCAGTTCCTCGTCGGCGACGCCCTGGAGAAGCGACACCCGAAGGTCTCCGCCTACATGCTCGGCGAGGGGGCGCCGGCGCACCACGCACGGGTCCTGGACGCCCTCCTGCCCGACCTGGTGCGCAGCCGGGCCAACCCCGGCGCCAACATCTACGTCCTGTCCTCGCCGCAGGACGAGCACTACGCCGTGCAGGTGGAGCCCTTCCTCGGCATGTTCCAGGGGTACGAGAACTTCAACTTCCTGTACAGCGAGTCGCCCACCATCTCCGGCCACGCCACGGTGACCAGGCGGAACGTCCCGGCGCTGGTCGGCCTGCTGAACCTGCTGGCGGACGGTTACGCCCCCCGCCTCGGGTTCGTGCGCCACGCCGCCGAGGAGTTCGACCGGGACCAGTCGGGCATCGACGCCTACCTCTCCGCCACCTCGAAGGTCCAGGGCACCGACGCCTTCGCCCCGCCGGTGGTCACCTCCCCGGCCTACAACAGTGAGGTACCGGTCCCCGCCGTCCACTTCGCCGGACTCGCCCCGGGCGCGGTGCGGGTGAGCATGTGGCGCAACGGCAAGTTCGTGGCGTCGCCGGAGGTCGCGGCCGACGGGACCTGGTCCTGGCAGCCGGCCAAGCCGTGGGCCGCGGGG
This region of Streptomyces ambofaciens ATCC 23877 genomic DNA includes:
- a CDS encoding endonuclease/exonuclease/phosphatase family protein; translation: MPLTAPSLPPGVRRRGALIALVAVLAVTAVLAAVLVRTATDGTRSPAAGRTLTVATWNMCGVRQWGCAGTGSGSEKRRAVERLVDAGADVVLLQEACATHAESVREALGESWRLSFRPYTWRDGGGRTAAIDCEGRGRGTAGLAVLSDRPLSSVRSVPTRQPEVGLRRGILCATVAAFDVRVCNAHLSLPGSDRAHPGREYRDDQLKALVAAVPGRRTVFGGDFNLRPPGARNRSAWVWPSAAYDAFRECDQTSGTDRSGRATHVSGHKLDYLFAGLPRSSCTVRDTGFSDHRALLMRMHTG